The following are encoded together in the Bombus vancouverensis nearcticus chromosome 18, iyBomVanc1_principal, whole genome shotgun sequence genome:
- the LOC143303988 gene encoding uncharacterized protein LOC143303988 produces the protein MATKLKSLDKDMILVLSEKLKAWDANFRDMSTTMNKLQDDVRSLKIKKEIKTPVSSPIISQATIPIEVNPQSIKLKDAIETVPVFDGHRPSVFRFLRACERARNMVPRHQESQLVKLLTNKLRGHAFLAIEDTEIISLNDFGNKLKDMFDPGKTVNEYKGELATIFQRPGEDILDYIERVKDLRLAIMNGERYEYGTVFQDRIDRDTREAFVKGLPNEVYLRVKIAGYQSLDDAYRQAVKTTRELKQANDRFRYQHPTPSNNYNRNNRQDWRFVPPSRKHLNNPGIEENVRRETRAITWEEKRTNKYLDRDLNQRRDADHFNQPTFQCKHHSVAVIRDNFTLNNKRTHGAIDRIMGEKFSELPNKINNISAKEPSDEAETRKLNDETTGNAYPLPNITEILDPLGSANCLSTFDLAKIQKQDSTNFVNVSTIIGKEIASVSHSKTSIKPSEGNFIELKAKSLNCKEDHTIENKNIAIPKSKTESISKKVCNKNSKNNSKSTKNIPKRSIQINNNLIIISTSSKTIHPEKVEKNKGAVNKVNEEEKRVTKEKDSKHFQAEETQVQRAQRNQKGENRESPVEDIYKNLNKYASHWIIIGLKILYWLLHLIFDVGNIVSSADLMIPPGKYGWYHTILYTKYFWVNMAAALSKICILNAISKQLDNWIDVSKPASWRKIKTKMKERNETLPAQISFRHLAREPIGEVTIEENMEPTYAEYLEDLFNKINTVQRMAREKLIKSKLRSKEYYDRRISPQDFKIGDSIYLLKEPSKENSPINILDDTKC, from the coding sequence atggcgactaaattaaaatcgttggacaaagacatgatcttggtgttatcggaaaaacttaaagcatgggatgcgaattttcgcgacatgagtacaacaatgaataaattacaagacgatgtgcgttcactgaaaataaaaaaggaaatcaagacacccgtatcatcgccgataatttcgcaagcgacaataccgatagaagttaatccccaatcaattaagttaaaagatgcaatagagacagtaccagtgttcgacggacatcgaccctcggtatttcgatttttaagagcatgcgagcgcgcacgaaacatggttcctaggcatcaagaatctcagttagtaaaattattaacaaataagcttcgcgggcacgcgttcctcgccatagaagacacagaaataataagtttaaacgatttcgggaataaattaaaagatatgttcgatccgggaaaaacggttaacgaatataaaggggaattagctacaatatttcaacgaccgggagaagatattttggactacatagagcgcgtcaaagatctcagactggcaataatgaacggggaaaggtacgagtacggcaccgtatttcaagataggatagatcgagacacgagggaagctttcgttaaggggctcccaaacgaggtgtatttacgagtaaaaatagcaggataccaatccttggacgatgcgtaccgccaagccgtgaaaacaacgcgagaattaaaacaagcgaacgatagatttcgataccaacatccgacaccttcgaataattataaccgaaacaaccgccaggactggagatttgtaccgccgtcgcggaaacacctaaacaacccgggaatagaagaaaatgtcaggagagaaacaagagcaataacttgggaagaaaaacgcacaaataaatacctcgatagagatctaaatcaaaggagagatgctgatcatttcaaccaaccaacttttcaatgcaaacaccactccgttgctgtgataagggataatttcacgttaaataataagaggacgcacggtgccatagatagGATCAtgggtgagaaattttctgagttgccaaacaagataaataatattagtgccaaagaaccttcagacgaagcagaaactaggaaattgaacgacgagacgacaggcaacgcttatccactgcctaatatcacagagatattggacccgctgggaagtgcgaattgcctctccacgttcgacttggcaaagatacaaaagcaagactccacgaatttcgtgaatgtctcaaccataataggaaaagagatagcgagtgtatctcactcaaaaacttctataaaaccatcagagggaaactttatcgaactcaaagccaaatcattaaattgcaaagaagatcacactatagaaaataaaaatatagctatccctaaatccaaaacagaatctataagcaaaaaggtttgtaataaaaattcaaagaataattccaaatctaccaaaaatattcctaaacgttccatacaaataaataataatttaattataataagcacttccagtaaaactattcatcctgaaaaggtagagaaaaataaaggtgctgtgaataaagtaaatgaagaagaaaaaagggtaactaaggaaaaggattctaaacattttcaagctgaagaaacgcaagttcaacgagctcaaagaaatcagaagggagaaaacagggaatcaccagtcgaagatatatataaaaacttgaataaatacgctagccattggattataattggattaaaaatactttattggttactacatctaatatttgacgtaggtaacatagtaagtagtgctgatcttatgattcccccaggaaaatatggatggtatcacactatactatatacaaaatatttttgggttaatatggctgcggcactctcaaaaatttgtatcttaaatgctattagcaagcaattggataattggatcgatgtcagtaaacctgcgtcttggcgcaaaataaaaactaaaatgaaggaaaggaacgaaactctccccgcacaaattagttttagacacctagccagagaacctattggtgaagtaacaatcgaagagaacatggaaccaacatacgcagaatatctcgaagatctgttcaataaaattaacactgtacaacgaatggcaagagaaaaattgataaaatccaaactaagatcaaaagaatattacgaccgacgaatcagcccccaagattttaaaataggagattcgatatatctactaaaagaacctagtaaggaaaattctccgatcaatatattagacgacacaaagtgctag